One Deinococcus sp. LM3 genomic region harbors:
- the folK gene encoding 2-amino-4-hydroxy-6-hydroxymethyldihydropteridine diphosphokinase, whose translation MTAPLPPDPPHADAFIALGANLGDPLGTLRWAVTQLGALGRVQGVSALYRTAPVGGPPGQPDYLNAAAQLRTTLPPDALLGALHALEAQAGRERHERWAARTLDLDLITYADLTCDDPALTLPHPRAWERPFVLGPLRDLNPDLRCPASGESVQDALQRLGTGELGQRDPNWLRSWPAPPPS comes from the coding sequence ATGACCGCCCCCCTCCCGCCCGACCCGCCGCACGCCGACGCGTTCATCGCGCTGGGCGCGAACCTGGGCGACCCGCTGGGCACGCTGCGCTGGGCCGTCACGCAACTGGGCGCGCTGGGCCGCGTGCAGGGCGTGTCGGCGCTGTACCGCACCGCGCCCGTCGGCGGCCCACCCGGCCAGCCCGACTACCTGAACGCCGCCGCGCAGCTGCGCACCACCCTGCCCCCCGACGCGTTGCTGGGCGCGCTGCACGCCCTGGAAGCCCAGGCGGGCCGGGAACGCCACGAACGCTGGGCGGCCCGCACCCTGGACCTCGACCTGATCACGTACGCGGACCTGACGTGCGACGACCCCGCCCTGACCCTCCCGCACCCGCGCGCCTGGGAGCGGCCCTTCGTGCTGGGTCCGCTGCGGGACCTGAACCCGGACCTGCGCTGCCCTGCCAGCGGCGAGAGCGTGCAGGACGCCCTGCAACGACTCGGCACCGGCGAGCTGGGGCAGCGTGACCCCAACTGGCTGCGCTCCTGGCCCGCCCCGCCTCCCAGCTGA
- a CDS encoding putative dsRNA-binding protein gives MNAKGDLIARALTLGLGAPTFEAETHGPPHDRRFRVTVRAGGQVLGGGGEGRSKRDAERAASESALQALDGAGAAPAAPDGAPPTPERWPIYGAVLAGALDAALEFAPEDATLDDVRVRAARMYRDLLRDLGHGPDDLEGPGEAL, from the coding sequence ATGAATGCCAAGGGTGATCTGATCGCGCGGGCGCTGACGCTGGGGCTGGGCGCGCCCACCTTCGAGGCCGAGACGCACGGCCCCCCGCACGACCGCCGGTTCCGGGTGACGGTGCGGGCGGGCGGGCAGGTGCTCGGCGGGGGCGGCGAGGGCCGCAGCAAACGGGACGCGGAGCGCGCGGCGTCCGAATCGGCGCTCCAGGCTCTGGACGGGGCGGGGGCCGCGCCCGCCGCCCCGGACGGCGCGCCCCCCACGCCGGAACGCTGGCCGATCTACGGCGCGGTCCTGGCGGGCGCGCTGGACGCCGCGCTGGAATTCGCGCCCGAGGACGCCACGCTGGACGACGTGCGCGTCCGGGCCGCGCGAATGTACCGCGACCTGCTCCGTGACCTGGGGCACGGCCCGGACGATCTGGAAGGCCCCGGAGAAGCGCTGTGA
- the rocF gene encoding arginase — translation MNVSILGIPMDLGAGRRGVDMGPSALRNAHLSRALRDLGHSVTDLGDVRVALPESIDKHEEGGLVFLDPILEACRAAAAQVAALPEGTFPLTLGGDHSVSMGTVTGNALRGRPAGERMGLIWVDAHTDYNTPHSSPSGNIHGMPVAHLTGLGDRHLSGLGGGWHMRPEDIVMIGIRSVDPHERELLREAGIQAYTMKEVDQLGITRIHEETLERLGHLERLHVSFDADALDPSVCPGVGTPVPGGLTYREGHLLMELLSESGRVTSMDIVEVNPILDTRNQTAEVMVGMAASLLGQRIL, via the coding sequence ATGAACGTCTCTATTCTCGGTATTCCCATGGATCTCGGCGCGGGCCGGCGCGGCGTGGACATGGGCCCCAGCGCCCTGCGGAACGCCCACCTGAGCCGCGCGCTGCGGGATCTGGGCCACAGCGTGACCGACCTGGGAGACGTGCGCGTGGCGCTGCCCGAAAGCATCGACAAGCACGAGGAGGGCGGGCTGGTGTTCCTGGACCCGATCCTCGAGGCCTGCCGCGCCGCCGCCGCACAGGTCGCCGCGCTGCCGGAAGGCACCTTCCCGCTCACGCTGGGCGGCGATCACAGCGTCAGCATGGGCACCGTGACCGGCAACGCCCTGCGCGGCCGCCCGGCCGGGGAACGCATGGGCCTGATCTGGGTGGACGCCCACACGGACTACAACACCCCGCACAGCAGCCCCAGCGGGAACATTCACGGCATGCCGGTCGCGCACCTGACCGGCCTGGGCGACCGCCACCTCAGCGGCCTGGGCGGCGGGTGGCACATGCGCCCCGAGGACATCGTGATGATCGGCATCCGCAGCGTGGACCCCCACGAGCGCGAGCTGCTGCGCGAGGCGGGCATCCAGGCGTACACCATGAAAGAGGTGGATCAGCTGGGCATCACCCGCATCCATGAGGAAACCCTGGAGCGCCTGGGGCACCTGGAGCGCCTGCACGTGTCCTTCGACGCGGACGCCCTGGATCCCAGCGTCTGCCCCGGCGTGGGCACGCCCGTGCCCGGCGGCCTGACCTACCGCGAGGGCCACCTGCTGATGGAACTCCTGAGCGAATCCGGCCGCGTGACCAGCATGGATATCGTGGAGGTCAACCCCATCCTGGATACCCGCAACCAGACGGCGGAAGTCATGGTCGGCATGGCCGCCAGCCTGCTGGGTCAGCGCATCCTGTAA
- the menC gene encoding o-succinylbenzoate synthase, with product MFKIEAAELIVARLPLKFRFETSFGVQTGKVIPLLVLHGEGLQGVSEGTMEFAPMYREETITGALGLLRDVFLPRVLGRTFANPEALNDALGTFRGNRMARAMVEMAAWDLWARQLGVPLGTLLGGRKEQVEVGVSLGIQPDEAATVDVVRRHVEQGYRRIKLKIKPGWDVQPVRAVREAFPDIRLTVDANSAYTLADTGRLRALDAFDLTYIEQPLAWDDLVDHAELQRRLITPLCLDESVASAQDARKGLALGAGGVINVKVARVGGHGEARRVHDVAQAFGAPVWCGGMLESGIGRAHNIHLSTLPNFTLPGDTSSASRYWETDLIHEPLEARDGLMPVPVGAGIGVTLNREFLAGVAELHEERRE from the coding sequence ATGTTCAAAATCGAAGCTGCCGAACTGATCGTCGCCCGCCTTCCCCTGAAGTTCCGCTTCGAGACGAGCTTCGGCGTGCAGACCGGAAAGGTCATTCCGCTGCTCGTGCTGCACGGCGAGGGCCTGCAGGGCGTGTCGGAAGGCACCATGGAATTCGCGCCGATGTACCGTGAGGAAACCATCACCGGAGCGCTGGGGCTGCTGCGTGACGTGTTCCTGCCGCGCGTGCTGGGCCGGACCTTCGCGAACCCGGAGGCCCTGAACGACGCACTGGGAACCTTCCGGGGCAACCGCATGGCGCGCGCCATGGTCGAGATGGCCGCCTGGGACCTGTGGGCGCGGCAGCTGGGTGTGCCGCTCGGCACGCTGCTGGGTGGCCGCAAGGAGCAGGTGGAGGTCGGCGTGAGCCTGGGTATCCAGCCGGACGAGGCCGCCACGGTGGACGTGGTGCGGCGGCACGTGGAGCAGGGGTACCGGCGGATCAAACTGAAGATCAAGCCCGGCTGGGACGTGCAGCCGGTCCGGGCGGTGCGTGAGGCCTTCCCGGACATCCGCCTGACGGTGGATGCCAACAGCGCCTATACCCTGGCGGATACCGGGCGGCTGCGGGCGCTGGACGCCTTCGACCTGACGTACATCGAGCAGCCGCTCGCATGGGACGATCTGGTGGATCACGCCGAGTTGCAGCGTCGCCTGATCACCCCGCTGTGCCTGGACGAGAGTGTGGCCAGCGCCCAGGACGCCCGCAAGGGGCTGGCGCTGGGAGCGGGCGGCGTGATCAACGTGAAGGTCGCGCGTGTGGGCGGGCACGGCGAGGCGAGGCGCGTGCATGACGTGGCGCAGGCGTTCGGTGCGCCCGTGTGGTGCGGCGGGATGCTGGAAAGTGGGATCGGGCGGGCGCACAACATTCACCTGTCGACCCTGCCGAACTTCACGCTGCCCGGCGATACCAGCAGCGCCAGCCGCTACTGGGAGACGGACCTGATTCACGAGCCGCTGGAAGCCCGGGACGGCCTGATGCCGGTGCCGGTGGGCGCGGGGATCGGCGTGACCCTGAACCGCGAATTCCTGGCGGGGGTGGCTGAACTGCACGAGGAACGGCGCGAATGA
- a CDS encoding metallophosphoesterase, whose translation MTDPAPAQPPLPAPLGKRLMLLADFVHPFVYREGFPQGVEGVDLVLAAGDLPGYYLEFLATKMTVPVVYVHGNHENEFVTEGDRRVPPRGVIPAHGRVIDEAGLRIAGWGGAPRYRDKGHGQYTDHQGRLGLARLAWQARRGVDVLLTHAPPTGPHAGTDYAHRGCESITRFMNRRRPRLVVHGHIHEYEGRKEEYRDAASGARVVNAYGYRLLDL comes from the coding sequence ATGACCGACCCTGCCCCCGCCCAACCTCCGCTGCCGGCCCCGCTGGGCAAACGCCTGATGCTGCTGGCGGATTTCGTGCATCCCTTCGTGTATCGCGAGGGATTCCCGCAGGGCGTGGAGGGAGTCGATCTGGTCCTGGCGGCCGGGGACCTGCCCGGCTACTACCTGGAATTCCTGGCGACCAAGATGACCGTCCCGGTCGTGTACGTGCACGGCAATCACGAGAACGAGTTCGTGACCGAGGGAGACCGGCGCGTTCCGCCCCGTGGCGTGATCCCCGCGCACGGCCGCGTGATCGACGAGGCGGGACTGCGGATCGCCGGATGGGGCGGCGCGCCCCGCTACCGCGACAAGGGCCACGGACAGTACACGGACCACCAGGGTCGCCTGGGACTGGCGCGGCTGGCGTGGCAGGCGCGGCGCGGCGTGGACGTGCTGCTCACGCACGCGCCGCCCACCGGCCCGCACGCCGGCACCGACTATGCCCACCGGGGCTGCGAGAGCATCACGCGGTTCATGAACCGCCGCCGCCCCCGCCTGGTCGTTCACGGCCACATTCACGAGTACGAGGGCCGCAAGGAGGAGTACCGGGACGCGGCCAGCGGCGCGCGGGTCGTGAACGCCTACGGCTACCGCCTGCTGGACCTCTGA
- a CDS encoding acyl-CoA-binding protein, whose protein sequence is MTNPFEQAQQDVQTLTRKPGNDVLLKLYALFKQGSVGDVSGKRPGGFDFVGGAKYDAWAELQGTPSEQAQAQYVALVEELKARG, encoded by the coding sequence ATGACCAATCCCTTCGAGCAGGCCCAGCAGGACGTCCAGACCCTGACCCGCAAGCCCGGTAACGACGTGCTGCTCAAACTCTACGCCCTGTTCAAGCAGGGCAGTGTCGGTGATGTGAGCGGCAAACGCCCCGGCGGCTTCGATTTCGTGGGCGGCGCGAAGTACGACGCCTGGGCCGAACTGCAGGGCACCCCCTCCGAGCAGGCGCAGGCACAGTACGTCGCGCTGGTCGAGGAACTGAAAGCCAGGGGTTGA
- a CDS encoding single-stranded DNA-binding protein produces MLHIEFTTDLGARVTVDVENATQLLDTQRQYGRLGWTSGDIPSGGYQFPLDNESDFDWHLIGARKWTSPDGEELVIHKGHAYRRRELEAVDSRKMKLPAAVKYSRGAKSTDPEHIREKSDGEFEYVTLAIFRGGKRQERYATPNRPAASTQNAPAQTTARPAPTRPAPTQPRPAPARADDEPPF; encoded by the coding sequence ATGCTGCACATCGAATTCACCACCGACCTCGGAGCGCGCGTCACTGTCGACGTCGAGAACGCCACGCAACTCCTGGACACCCAGCGGCAGTACGGCCGCCTCGGCTGGACCAGCGGCGACATTCCCAGCGGCGGCTACCAGTTCCCGCTGGACAACGAGAGCGACTTCGACTGGCACCTGATCGGCGCCCGCAAATGGACCAGCCCCGACGGCGAGGAACTCGTCATCCACAAGGGCCACGCCTACCGCCGCCGCGAACTCGAGGCCGTGGACAGCCGCAAGATGAAACTCCCGGCCGCCGTGAAGTACTCACGCGGCGCCAAGAGCACCGACCCCGAACACATCCGCGAGAAGTCCGACGGGGAATTCGAGTACGTGACGCTGGCCATCTTCCGCGGCGGCAAACGCCAGGAACGCTACGCCACCCCCAACCGTCCGGCCGCCTCCACCCAGAACGCACCGGCCCAGACCACCGCGCGCCCCGCCCCCACCCGCCCGGCCCCCACGCAGCCCCGCCCCGCCCCGGCCCGCGCAGACGACGAACCGCCGTTCTGA
- a CDS encoding YraN family protein, translated as MKGAQAEDRAAAFLTGLGREVLARNYRIPGGEIDVVSREPGGTLVFTEVRQRRSERFGSAAESVTPRKLALMHRAALSYLTRELGRDDLPCRLEVLTIDGPAATGPLRVIPLD; from the coding sequence ATGAAGGGTGCGCAGGCCGAGGACCGCGCCGCCGCCTTCCTGACCGGACTGGGGCGGGAGGTGCTGGCCCGCAACTACCGCATTCCCGGCGGGGAGATCGACGTGGTGTCGCGCGAGCCGGGCGGCACGCTGGTGTTCACGGAGGTGCGCCAGCGCCGCTCGGAGCGGTTCGGCAGCGCCGCCGAATCCGTCACGCCCCGCAAGCTGGCACTCATGCACCGCGCCGCCCTGAGTTACCTGACGCGCGAACTGGGCCGCGACGACCTCCCCTGCCGCCTGGAAGTGCTGACCATCGACGGCCCGGCCGCGACCGGCCCGCTGCGCGTCATTCCCCTCGACTGA
- a CDS encoding acyl-CoA acyltransferase: MTEEDILSSQSPEPSQSPQARVDGRPFVVRDVTDPWAFRALEHVQVRAWGYSDREVLPGTMFRISAVTGGVVLGAYANLPPGDPAGQVPVGLAFGFPALRGGEIWHHSHLLAVHPQWRGTGMAVALKLAQRERALAQGLTRMTWTFDPLVARNARLNLGKLGAVARTYLPDWYALEDDRAAAFPADRLMVEWDLTRPHAGRPAPPPRGQVALEALDDDLRPGAARLYLAGGRVLAEVPARPEVLEESVRREWRLALREVLGTYLSRGYVVTDLARAGHRAHYVLSRE; encoded by the coding sequence ATGACGGAAGAGGACATCCTTTCTTCCCAGTCGCCGGAGCCGTCGCAGTCGCCGCAGGCGCGGGTGGACGGGCGTCCGTTCGTGGTGCGGGACGTGACGGACCCCTGGGCGTTCCGGGCGCTGGAGCACGTGCAGGTGCGGGCCTGGGGGTACTCCGACCGGGAGGTGCTGCCCGGCACCATGTTCCGCATCAGTGCCGTGACGGGCGGCGTGGTGCTGGGCGCGTACGCGAACCTGCCGCCCGGCGATCCGGCCGGGCAGGTGCCGGTGGGGCTGGCGTTCGGGTTCCCGGCGCTGCGGGGCGGTGAGATCTGGCATCACTCGCATCTGCTGGCGGTGCATCCGCAGTGGCGGGGAACGGGAATGGCGGTCGCGTTGAAGCTGGCGCAGCGGGAGCGGGCGCTGGCGCAGGGCCTGACGCGCATGACCTGGACCTTCGATCCGCTGGTGGCGCGCAACGCGCGGCTGAACCTGGGGAAGCTGGGAGCGGTGGCCAGGACGTACCTGCCGGACTGGTACGCGCTGGAGGACGACCGCGCGGCGGCGTTCCCGGCGGACCGCCTGATGGTCGAGTGGGACCTGACCCGGCCGCATGCCGGGCGTCCGGCGCCGCCGCCGCGCGGGCAGGTGGCCCTGGAGGCGCTGGACGACGACCTGCGGCCGGGTGCGGCGCGGCTGTATCTGGCAGGGGGGCGGGTGCTGGCCGAGGTCCCGGCCCGTCCGGAGGTGCTGGAGGAGTCGGTGCGGCGCGAGTGGCGTCTGGCGCTGCGGGAGGTGCTGGGCACGTACCTGTCGCGCGGGTACGTGGTGACGGATCTGGCGCGGGCGGGGCACCGGGCGCATTACGTGCTGTCGCGGGAGTAG
- a CDS encoding HAD family phosphatase, whose product MSGWPWRPAGVLFDMDGVLTANNHFHRQAWQEVAASVLGLSLSEYDLDTKVDGGRNPEIIERLTGTYPDEALAARFHDAKEGRYRELAAGALREVAGLSAYLDVLEARAIPFALVTSADRLNVEFGMQALGLGSRFGPRVLGEDVTRGKPHPEPFLLGAARLGLNPADCLAHEDAVNGVRSAVGAGCRVVALTTTAPGAALREAGAQWTAPDFTSWADWLS is encoded by the coding sequence GTGAGCGGCTGGCCGTGGCGTCCGGCGGGCGTACTGTTCGACATGGACGGCGTCCTGACCGCCAACAACCACTTTCACCGGCAGGCGTGGCAGGAGGTGGCGGCCAGCGTACTGGGCCTGTCGCTCTCCGAGTACGACCTGGATACCAAGGTGGACGGGGGCCGCAACCCGGAGATCATCGAACGCCTGACCGGCACCTACCCGGACGAGGCTCTGGCGGCGCGTTTTCATGACGCCAAGGAGGGCCGGTACCGGGAGCTGGCGGCGGGCGCGCTGCGGGAGGTGGCGGGCCTGAGCGCCTACCTGGACGTGCTGGAGGCCCGCGCCATTCCATTCGCGCTGGTCACGAGTGCCGACCGCCTGAACGTGGAGTTCGGCATGCAGGCGCTGGGCCTGGGGAGTCGTTTCGGGCCGCGCGTGCTGGGCGAGGACGTCACGCGCGGCAAACCGCACCCGGAACCGTTCCTGCTGGGTGCCGCGCGCCTGGGCCTGAACCCGGCCGACTGCCTGGCGCACGAGGACGCCGTGAACGGCGTGCGCAGCGCGGTGGGCGCGGGCTGCCGCGTGGTGGCCCTGACCACCACCGCGCCCGGCGCGGCCCTGCGGGAAGCCGGGGCGCAGTGGACCGCCCCGGACTTCACGTCCTGGGCCGACTGGCTGTCCTGA
- a CDS encoding ImmA/IrrE family metallo-endopeptidase: protein MKALATAYAAGLPGRDTHSLMHGLDGVQLTFMPMGDRDGAFDPEHNVILINSRVRPERQRFTLAHEISHALLLGDDDLLSDLHDAFEGDRLEQVIETLCNVGAAALLMPADLIAGMLARFGPTGRALGELARRADVSASTALYALAEHTDAPVLYAVCALTRAGTDDPDDETPAGKVLTVRVSGGAPGVKYSLRPGTPVPDDHPVAVALDTRLPIVQDSYVPFRSGRRMPAQVDAFPDRQRVLVSFRLPDRPAARGEA, encoded by the coding sequence ATGAAGGCGCTGGCCACCGCCTACGCCGCCGGGCTGCCCGGCCGGGACACCCACAGCCTGATGCACGGCCTGGACGGCGTGCAACTGACCTTCATGCCCATGGGGGACCGCGACGGGGCCTTCGATCCGGAGCACAACGTCATCCTGATCAACAGCCGCGTGCGGCCCGAGCGGCAGCGGTTCACGCTGGCGCACGAGATCAGCCACGCGCTGCTGCTGGGCGACGACGACCTGCTCAGCGACCTGCACGACGCCTTCGAGGGCGACCGGCTGGAACAGGTCATCGAGACGCTGTGCAATGTGGGCGCCGCCGCGCTGCTGATGCCGGCCGATCTGATCGCCGGGATGCTGGCCCGCTTCGGCCCGACCGGGCGGGCGCTGGGTGAACTGGCCCGCCGCGCCGACGTGAGCGCCAGCACCGCCCTGTACGCCCTGGCCGAGCACACCGACGCGCCCGTCCTGTACGCCGTGTGCGCCCTGACCCGCGCCGGAACCGACGACCCGGACGACGAGACGCCCGCCGGGAAGGTCCTGACCGTGCGGGTCTCGGGCGGCGCTCCCGGCGTGAAGTACAGCCTGCGGCCCGGCACGCCCGTCCCGGACGACCACCCGGTCGCCGTGGCGCTCGATACCCGGCTTCCCATCGTGCAGGACAGCTACGTGCCGTTCCGGTCCGGGCGGCGCATGCCGGCGCAGGTGGACGCCTTCCCGGACCGGCAGCGGGTGCTGGTCAGTTTCCGCCTGCCGGACCGGCCCGCCGCGCGGGGAGAGGCGTGA
- a CDS encoding DinB family protein: MNVREYYSYLSAARAQLWNFLRALPPADLDRDLIESGDRFHSIKDLLLHVTDVEDHWVHSVVLGDSVQGQYPHDWVRPQAEQYDLNWILEYSREVSGRTAAFLASEPDLHRSVKLVQDDPASDTVTLDQLLWNVMTHEVRHTAQISLMIRQLGHTPPWLDYMRFARPQVTPGQADSGQADTGEPDTDSDDL, translated from the coding sequence ATGAACGTACGCGAGTACTACTCCTACCTGTCTGCCGCACGAGCCCAGTTGTGGAACTTCCTGCGGGCCCTGCCGCCCGCCGACCTGGACCGTGACCTGATCGAGAGCGGCGACCGGTTCCACAGCATCAAGGACCTGCTGCTGCACGTCACGGACGTCGAGGACCACTGGGTGCATTCCGTGGTGCTGGGCGACAGCGTCCAGGGTCAGTACCCGCACGACTGGGTGCGTCCCCAGGCTGAGCAGTACGACCTGAACTGGATTCTGGAGTACAGCCGCGAGGTCAGCGGCCGCACCGCCGCGTTCCTGGCCAGCGAACCCGACCTGCACCGCAGCGTGAAACTGGTGCAGGACGACCCCGCCAGTGACACCGTCACCCTGGACCAGCTGCTGTGGAACGTCATGACCCACGAGGTCCGCCACACCGCGCAGATCAGCCTGATGATCCGCCAGCTGGGCCACACGCCGCCCTGGCTGGACTACATGCGCTTCGCGCGCCCACAGGTCACGCCCGGACAGGCCGACTCCGGACAGGCAGACACGGGCGAGCCCGACACCGACAGCGACGACCTGTAA
- the folP gene encoding dihydropteroate synthase gives MTHRLTFGRPVPGAGRTPRGWEWHWTGAAVMGILNVTPDSFSDGGRHAALQDALAAAQAMRGAGVTILDIGGESTRPGAAPVPAHEELDRVLPVIRALSGADVLLSVDTMKAEVAAGALRAGAHLINDVTGLRDPEMRRVCADAGAPACVMHMQGDPQTMQDAPHYADVVAEVHGYLRAQAREALSAGVPDVLLDPGIGFGKTLEHNLALLRALPDLTAGPHPVLVGASRKRLIDLIVQVPLAADRDPGTLALHLHAARCGAAVVRAHAAAAHVQALRVQAALTQQPRMQEALTQQTQMQQARPQRALDSGVMHDTDTERA, from the coding sequence GTGACGCACCGCCTGACCTTCGGGCGCCCGGTCCCCGGTGCCGGGCGCACCCCGCGCGGCTGGGAGTGGCACTGGACCGGCGCGGCCGTCATGGGCATCCTGAACGTCACGCCGGACAGTTTCAGCGACGGCGGCCGCCACGCGGCCCTGCAAGACGCCCTGGCCGCCGCGCAGGCCATGCGCGGGGCCGGGGTGACCATCCTGGACATCGGCGGGGAAAGCACCCGGCCCGGCGCGGCCCCGGTCCCGGCCCACGAGGAACTCGACCGGGTGCTGCCCGTCATCCGCGCCCTGAGCGGCGCGGACGTGCTGCTCAGCGTGGACACCATGAAAGCCGAGGTGGCCGCCGGGGCCCTGCGGGCCGGGGCCCACCTGATCAACGACGTGACCGGCCTGCGCGACCCCGAGATGCGCCGCGTGTGCGCCGACGCCGGTGCGCCCGCCTGCGTGATGCACATGCAGGGCGACCCGCAGACCATGCAGGACGCCCCCCACTACGCCGACGTGGTCGCGGAGGTTCACGGTTACCTGCGGGCCCAGGCGCGCGAGGCCCTGAGCGCCGGCGTGCCGGACGTGCTGCTGGACCCCGGCATCGGCTTCGGCAAGACCCTGGAGCACAACCTCGCGCTGCTGCGGGCCCTGCCGGACCTGACTGCCGGCCCGCACCCCGTCCTGGTCGGCGCGAGCCGCAAGCGCCTGATCGATCTGATCGTGCAGGTGCCCCTCGCTGCCGACCGCGACCCCGGCACCCTGGCGCTGCACCTGCACGCCGCCCGCTGCGGGGCCGCCGTGGTCCGCGCGCACGCGGCCGCCGCGCACGTCCAGGCGTTGCGGGTCCAGGCGGCTCTGACGCAGCAGCCCCGGATGCAGGAGGCCCTGACGCAGCAGACCCAGATGCAGCAGGCCCGGCCGCAGCGGGCGCTAGACTCGGGTGTGATGCATGACACCGACACGGAGCGCGCGTGA
- the folB gene encoding dihydroneopterin aldolase, with protein MSRVVLQGLEFHARHGVYDTEAVLGARFVVDAELHYPFADLNDDLNEAVNYAAVYAAIQEEVTGTRHQLIEVLTARIGRRLLRDQPTLTAVTVRVHKPFAPLPGVFRDVFTELTLTRAGS; from the coding sequence GTGAGCCGCGTCGTCCTCCAGGGACTGGAATTCCACGCGCGGCACGGCGTGTACGACACCGAGGCGGTCCTGGGCGCCCGCTTCGTCGTGGACGCCGAACTGCACTACCCCTTCGCGGACCTGAACGACGACCTGAACGAGGCCGTCAACTACGCCGCAGTGTACGCCGCCATTCAGGAGGAGGTCACGGGCACCCGCCACCAGCTGATCGAGGTGCTGACCGCCCGCATCGGCCGCCGCCTGCTGCGTGACCAGCCGACCCTGACCGCCGTGACCGTGCGTGTTCACAAGCCCTTCGCGCCGCTGCCCGGCGTGTTCCGGGACGTGTTCACCGAACTGACCCTGACCCGCGCCGGAAGCTGA
- a CDS encoding GNAT family N-acetyltransferase: MPVLLSPRLLLLPLTRPVLERRLAGAPFSLTLDTPQGAQDVYFPPEWPGDALPLFQTWLADLGDGPDEVPGTFIAVHRGHLSALGQLGVKGAVSAAGEQEIGYGLTPDARGRGYATEAVGALVTHLHAQGVAVVTARTSPDNRASGRVLQKLGFRQVRTDSGAPDGPLLLWAHAPA, translated from the coding sequence ATGCCGGTCCTCTTGAGCCCACGTTTACTTCTGCTGCCCCTGACCCGCCCGGTCCTGGAACGGCGGCTGGCTGGCGCGCCGTTCAGCCTGACGCTGGACACGCCGCAGGGCGCGCAGGACGTGTACTTCCCGCCGGAATGGCCGGGCGACGCGCTGCCGCTGTTCCAGACGTGGCTCGCGGACCTGGGCGACGGGCCGGACGAGGTGCCCGGCACCTTCATCGCCGTTCACCGGGGGCACCTGAGCGCGCTGGGGCAACTGGGCGTGAAGGGGGCCGTCAGCGCGGCGGGCGAGCAGGAGATCGGGTACGGCCTGACCCCGGACGCGCGCGGGCGCGGCTACGCCACCGAGGCGGTGGGGGCGCTCGTGACGCACCTGCACGCCCAGGGGGTGGCAGTGGTCACGGCCCGCACCTCCCCGGACAACCGGGCCAGCGGGCGGGTCCTGCAGAAACTGGGCTTCCGGCAGGTGCGAACGGACAGCGGCGCGCCGGACGGTCCCCTGCTTCTGTGGGCGCACGCGCCCGCCTGA